One Conger conger chromosome 7, fConCon1.1, whole genome shotgun sequence genomic window, ACACAATcagggcaggatcaaaccggcaaccctctgaatGTCTGACGACTGCGCTTACTTCCTGAGCAAATGTTGCCTCATCTGAAGGGCGTAATATTCCATCGAATAAGGGTGGCGCAGCATCACAGCGTAAATTTGTGGAATCCAACAGGGCCTTTGCTGGGGCAACGGTCCACGACTGCTTCAACTGGCTTTCGGTTCTGGTGCTGCTGCCTCTGGAGGCCGCCACGGGCCTGCTGGGTCGGCTGGCTCGGGCTGTGGTCACCAGCTTCCACATCCAGGGAGGAGAAGACGCCCCTGAGCTGCTGAAGGTCATCACCGAGCCCTTCACCAGACTCATCATCCAGGTATGAGCAGAGTCCTGGTATGCAACGGTATAAAATAGTAGTACCATTATTTGTATAGGAATTTGCTTTACAGCGGCAGAAatgaaaaaccacaaaaatataCAGAATCCCACAAAAGATAACACAATAGTTACAATCTTGGAcaacctgtagcatagtggttgagGAACATGACTGGTGCCCGCAAGGTcctcatgcttagtctaatcgactgtccatcactctggataagagcatctgcctaatgccattaatgtaatgtaaaagatctAATAAAAGTATCAAATTATAAACGCAATTACAATTCTAAAAGACAAAATAGAGACAGAAAGAACAGCAgtataaatgtaaaaagaatgcacaaattcaattcaattcaagtcCACAAAGACAGCGCACAGAGACAGGATGTGGCACTGCTATTGTTGCCTTACTTGCTTTTCTGGGGATTCCTGATTTCTgcccttctgtttctctgtaaaggGTCTTTGTGAACAGTTCTCTGTGAAAAGTGGCAAACTAAATTTATGTTATTGAACTGTATGCTTAATCGAGGACcgtaacctgaattgcttcagtacatATCCTTGCAGAACCcgtgtaagttgctctggagaAAGGTGTCTGCTAGAATCCTGTAATGGGATGAATCAGTTTCAGATCTCCTCTGGATTCTCTTAAATCAAAGTGTCCGCTTCCGCTACCTCTGCTGTCAGTCTTCTCCTCCACCTCTTCAGCGGTACATCTACAGGGTCTCTGTTCAGCTAGTCTTCCATTGCTCTCCCTTCGACTAATAGCCTCCTGGGTATCATCTGTtttgtctgtgctgttgtgtgaaTTTTCCCggtaatacaaaataaatctgGAGAAAAATATAGTAGAAAATTgtgaataacaataaaatatttaatcctATCTCTCTGCGTCTTCAGCTGAGAATCCCATCTCGCTCCTTGTAATATATAAGTCTTGTCACTTCCTCTTCAGCTATAAACGTCCTCCTCTTCTGTGCTGTTCTACATTGTAATGCAGTGGAAGAATTGATTATTCTTTCTTTATTCTTCCTATATAATTGGATTGTGCAGAAGCGGAAAATAATTCAGATTCTGTCCCCAATATGCACTTTTAAAAAGTCTGCACATTTTTATACCAAATTACATTCTGTAGTCATTCAATTTTAGCTGAGTGATGGATGAGACATTGAGAGCCAGTAAGAGAAAAAAGCACACATGTACCCGTCCATATGGAAAAACCATAAATGTAAACCTCACTCAATGTGATTATTCATTCCACGTTTGTTTTAtctcttgcttttttttccGAGAAAGACAGGAATTGGCGTTAAGAACCATGGTATTTTAAAAAGGCTTGTGCAGTTTACCATTTCTTATTTCCCACTAAATTATAGTTAAATATACATGATGAAATGCTACAATACCGGGGCTGTTTATTTGTCTTTGTCTTGATCGCTACATTTAGACAAGCGTGATTATCTGGCATACCGTAGTTAGGAAACAAAATGCTTGTTCTTTTCACCCAATGTATACGAAAAAATATAGGAACACGTTTTAGATTTGTCCACATTTAGTGTTCAGATTCATTTCCAATTAttatgtgacctgtgtgtggagGCACAGTTCAGATTTATTCATATTCAATTCTTTCCTCTATGCTATAAATCACTGTGCCTCCATATGTCACTTCAGAGGGCAGAATGTCAGAATGTGCGAGGTCATTTGCGTACAAGTCACTTGTGAGGCAGAGCATGATCAGGTACAAACAGATCAGATTGGCGAGACAAGTGACAGTCTCACTGAAGCCTGTGATGATTTGTATTGCAGAGGTGGGCTTGGGTTCTTCACATCTATCAACATGTGTTGTATTGTCGTTTGGTTTGTAGGTCCTCTCATGTAAATTCCTGCCATGATTTCTGCTCTTTTTCCAAGCTGGACAAATCAGTAATCACAGCCATTGCGACTGGAGACGAAAGCATGAGAAACCAAAGTCTGATAAAAGTGTGGTGCAAGAGCAGTCTGATCACGGTAAGACAggcttgtgtgtttatgtgtgtgcatgcatgtgtgcgtgtgctgagGTTAATTAATGAAAGTTATTTGTTATAGTCCTAATAGATTTTATACAATTCAATAtggtggcagcctgtagcttagtggctaaggtatatgactgggaccctgagGGTTGCTGGCTCAAGCCAATAAGACccacagcttttgggcccttgagaacgGCTAACTaacaccacattgctccatgggggtCATTCCCCTGTTGCCTACAGTTAACAACGAAATTACAgtaatataatgtacagtatatgtaccaTATATGTATATGAAAAAAGGCCTTGATTGGATATGGTCTCATTTCTCCCCAGTCCTCAGTGAACATTTCTGTCGACGGTCCTCAAAACTGCACCAGTCTGCACCCCTGCTGGCAGGAGGGCAACACCGTTTGGACCACACAGAACCTGACTCTGCAAGCCAACATCCAAAAATGTACCGTAGGTCAAATCCACTCCCTGCTGCTATAGCGCTGGCATGGTGACACCTTGGTCCCTCTGGAAGAGGGAAGCCCATAAGGAGCATGTAAAAATGACAGGCCAAATGAAGGTTTAAATGAGGTCAAATAATTGGGTTGATGATCACAGTACACTTATGTGGTTTTAACATTTcaatcaaaaatataaaatgtcaaaTTCACCTCAATAAGTTTCATTCAGAGTATGTTTATTGATGTAATCTAGCCAGTATAattacactcactgggcactttattagatagacctgtagaccagcttgttaatgcaacattttaatcagccaatgatgtggcaacaactacaggcataaaagcatgtcgacatggtcaagagattcagatgtttttcaaaccaaacgtcagaatgtggaagaaatgtgctcTTCTGGAAAAGTGACgtctggaatgattgttggtgccagacagggtgatttgagtatctcagaaacacatagagtttgcagagaatggtgtgaaaaacaaaaaaaaacatccagtgagcaaaatTCCACACCAATCACAATCGTCCTTCTAATATGCCTGGTAAATTTTAAAAGGCAGTTTGAGCTATGCAGCTTTGTTGAAGGATACAGTAGGCAGTGTTACCCCTTATATATGCCAGCCCAGGACCTCTGACTGCTCCgtctccacccctcccctcacagGCAGCCACCTGTTTGTGGACTCCCCAATGTCGAACCTGGCGGTCGGGCTCCTCTTGCTGGCCGCCTCCCTGCTGATGCTCTGCTCCTGCCTGGTGCTGCTCGTTAAGCTGCTCAACTCCCTCCTCCAAGGCCAGGTGGCCATGGTCATCCAGAAGGTCGTCAACACAGGTGCGTCCATCAGTGCTGGGAGTCTCAACGGCAGCTTCTCAAACCTAAGGCCGTCGCCTTGATGCCTCGTTGCCTCGCTGCCAGATTAGTCACTGTCCTTCATCTTAGTAGGTGCTAGGGAGCACATAATGTAAACCTCACAGGAGATTAACATTCTGTTATAAGTGAAAATAGATGAAATATGTTATTTCACTGgattaaacaattaaaatgcattaaattaaTATCACTACAGAGACATTTTGAGCTTTCTGAACAGTCACACTTGTAAATCAGCTCTTATACAGTTCTGCGCGATTTTCGGCCACCGTTATTTTAAGGGAAGTTAGAAACCTGAGGTAATCTCAAAGATTTATGGGATATCCTTCCCAGTGAAGGATGCATTGATGCTGCCTTCATAATTGTCCAAACGAAGGCACCTTAGAGAGCATAATTGTTTGCAAACTTTCGAATGGGACAACACTTGAtcttctccagctccatttTCCCTAAAATGACCTCCCTGGGGTTACATCTCAGTTTGGAAGCTGTGTTTAACACAATAACAAGGCAGGATGAAGCAAAAATCCATCAGTAGTCTCCCCTGCAGGGACAGCTGTTATCCACCAGGAGTATGCCAAAAACATGCTGAgcagacacacaaaacaaatgactGACTTACAACTGCAATATATCACTCATTCTGCTTTTAGAACCATGAATTACATAGTGTGAAATGCTGGTTTTCCAAGGTTCAGAACTATGTCATTTTAATGGGATGGAAAAAATCACCCAGTAAAAATTTAAATACTACTACTATGAGAGAAATACTAGGCTAGGGGTTGAAATTAGCCTTTAGGTTAGAGTTAGAATTAAGGATACAATTAGGGCTAGGGCAAGGGCTGCTATTAGGGTTAAGGTCAGGGTTACAATCCTGATTAGGGTTAAAATCAGGATTAAATTGGGTTATAGGTGATGTTGCAATATGAGGGTTAGGGCTAGAGCTATGAATGCTACTTGAGAGGAATATCTTTGCTCATAACAGCAAGCAAGCAAATGAGTACAAAATTAGAATTACAATTACACTTACACTTCCAGCAGTACATACATGTATAAAATATCAACTCAAAACATACCCAAATGCACATGAACAAAGTATTACTACTAGCACTAATATTTCTACTACAACTATAAATtgacatgaaatgaaatttcTGTTAAGCTAGCTGAAAACTGCTCTGAGATATGAATGTCTAAACCCTTTTCTTTTATTACTTTCTATTCGATACATAGTTTATTTCAGACATGACCTATAGTTCtgacctttatttattattgaatgAAGGAGGACTTATtcttcaatctctctctctctctctctctctctcttactgtgTCTGTCCTCACGCTGTAGTTTTTATCGTGCTTTGTCTACACAATTATTCTTTGACTTTATGGTCACATCGCGTTCTCTTGGTCAACCTTGAAATGTGCAGTCAATGCTCAAAGTTtcatttggatttgaaatgaatctTGATATAAAGAAAATATCCTTGAAATAGTACtttaaatgttgtgtttttcaTGGAAATACAGCAGCAAGGTCACATAATGCCACCCTTAGTTTGGTTATTTctttgtgtgcttgtatgtgttcATGCAATGTTCCTGCGTGATACCTATGTGCGAAAAAGACTACAGATTTTCCACAAGGTACATTTTGCTCTATAACCATTTAATATGCCTAAAAGCGACTCTCTACAGCCTCGATATTACTTACAACCCATAGACTTCTCCTACCCCTTTGGCTGGCTGGCGGGGTACCTGGCCATCTTGGTGGGGGCAGGGATGACCTTTTTGGTCCAGAGCAGCTCAGTCTTCACCTCCGCCATCACGCCTTTGATTGGTGAGTCACCGGCCCTCCGTTCTGGACTCTGCCCACACAGACCATCTTTTCCAGGCCCCGACAGAGTGATCTGTGGCCTAATTCTCATCCTCCGCATGTCCGAAAAAGGCCAGAGAGGTTCTCCTTATGGTTGGAGTTTAACTTTTAATTGACTTTTTTTGTATTACTGAATAGACTGTCAGACACTATTTAACTCCTGGCCTGGCCAGAGGGAAAAATTCCATTACTCAATTGAGGTCACAGTCATTTTACACACGAACCTGGAATACCTATTtagtcatttattttacatttgggggagaggggtggctGGGTGATTTAACTGTCCGTCCCGGGTCGAAGTGTCTATGGGCaaattaaagtgtgtgtgtgagtgttagtgtgtctgtgtgtgtgagtgtgttagtgtgtgtgagtgtgtgtgtgagtgtgtgtgtgtgtgtgtgtgtgtgtgtgaatgtgtatgtgtgtgtacgtgggtgtgtatgtgtgtgtgtcagagtgtgttagtgtgtatatgtgtctgtgtggatgtgtgtgggtgtgtatgtgtgtgtgcttgtatgtgtgtgtgtgggcgtgtatgtgtgtgtgtgtgtgtgtgtgtgtgtgtgtgtgtgggtgtgtgtttgtgtgggtgtgtgtgtgagagtgtgaaagcAGATGCTAGTAAAAGGCCAGCTGACGTAATCTCTAACTTGTTCTGGGACCTTCCGCTCACCTGTGCAATGGGGACGGCGTTAACTCCCAGCAGCCTCCCGGCTTAGCGGTAATTAAGCGAGAGGGAGCCGTACTTAGGCGCTTGCTGCTCCAGCAAAGTTCTCATTACCGCCAAAGGGGAGAGACTGCGCCCTAGTGAGTAATGGGGACATCAGCCTTGCCCCATTtccataataaaatatgaatgagggATTTTGGAAATGGCCAGAGACCTCATTTTCCATGTGGCTGGTCCCAGATTCTCAGCGCCTGGCTGGTTGCGACCCAGACGAGCTGCTCTGGGGGAGGCTTGCAGTCTCTCTCTGAGACCACAGTCTCCCTGGCCTGCATGGAACAGACACGGCAGGGTTTATctactcactcaaacacaacctTATGGGCGCACTTCGCCTAGGTTAACATCAAGGCTGGTGTTccaataaattaatttccaaGACGCCTGTATTACGTCCaaataatgtcaaaatactCTCCTGGGTCTCAGTTAATGCAGAGttatcattaatattattatttttttaatagttttgCATGATTTACAAGCATGCCATTTGAAGCCGTTTCCTAGCTACATGATGGCATTCAAGAGCTAACCTCACAGACATAGTTCACTGATGAAAACAGACGAGTGCCTCAACTTGTTAATGTATAATTAAGAGTGTGGAAGGACGGGGTTAGGTAAGTTCTCCACTTACCCTATTTTTAGGTTATGCCCGCGACCGTTACAGTGCTTAATGCAGTGAGTACCATACATTGTGATACAGTACAGTGAGAGACTGAGTCAAATGAGGTGACTTTGGCTCAGGTGGTacgagcagttgtctggcaggtGGAGGGTTGCtcgttcaatcccaccctgagtgtgtcaaagtgtccctgagcaaaacacccaacccccaattgcttCTTGCAAGGCTAACAATGTCAttggtgtgcgtgtgaatgagaagcgtcaattgtaccgtgcttcggataaaggcgctgtataagtCCTTTTGCCATTAGACGTTCCCGCACAGTGACCTGAAACAACCTGTCTGCGGCTGCTGTGCCCCGTCTGTTTTCAGGCATCGGGGTAATCAGCATCGAGAGGGCTTACCCACTCACCCTGGGGTCCAACATCGGCACAACCACCACCGCCACTCTCGCTGCCCTGGCCAGCCCCAGGGAACAACTGGCCCCCGCCTTCCAGGTACACCAGCTGTTCCTCACAATTTCACTGAAATCACCAATAAATGGGATCATCTAAATCATAATGACAATATCCAGGACTAAGAGGAAGATGTCAGTCAACAGCgtatttaacacattttaacTGACCCAAGACATAGGGCTAGATGTCAATCAACAGGGTATTTAGCACATTTTAACACACCCAAAATAAAGGGCTAGATGTCCATCAACAGGGTATTTAGCACATTTTAACACACCCAAAAAaattggtttttgcagtgccaGCCCGTGAAATTGCTGATTGCCTAATTCAGTCAGTCATCCACACATTCAATGTATCATCGGCTAACtcagttgaattgaattgaattgaatttaaatcaTCTGCTAACTCACTGAGCTGCTACCCACCATGGTAAATGCAGTTTTGATATTTCACCACTAGAGGGCAAAGAGCCCAGAAATTTTACTTTGGTGCTAAATGCTGCCTACATCAAAGGGACTCTGGATGTAAACCCTTTGGATGTGCGTCTCTGTGACCGAAAGTACCGGAGTTACGCATGGCTGCTTCATTTGATTGGGCGCTAGGGaagcaaacacagatacacagaccgAAATGACCACAAAggctttttgttctgtttttctttttatcttctactcgttaaaatgtgaaaatgaaaaaatgcacCTTAGTATTAAACAAGCTCactcaaaaaaacacacaacaggGTTATGTGACTCATAACCACATCTGTCACAGTGGACAGCATGGGGCCTAAAAGTAATTTAGTTCTGCTGaacaaatgtaatgaaattgaACTTTTATGATGATGACTTTGCAAATTTTCAATTATGAGGGAAAGCTGGTTGGCTTTATAACTTAACCTCCCAGGGTAGCTTGTTTAtgtgatatattttttaaaatgtactatTGTCATGTACATTGTGGCACATTCTGTAGTACTTTAcctaaaggtatgaaaagtgcctaaaaatgtacaaatgcttgtcactggggtgacGGTACCCTTAGCCAGCaatgtattattaatttgtatgttttactcatttataAAGTGAGTTTATAAATATTACTGCACTTTCAggttacatttgggaaatgtgatccttgacgAACAAaactgtacctccactgtctcttTATTTCTGTGACTCCACAACGCATGTGTGTTCGGTGTGTGACTGTTCGCCCTCCCTTCCTCCAGGTGGCGCTGTGCCACTTCTTCTTCAACATCCTGGGGATCCTGCTGTGGTACCCGGTGCCGGCGACACGGCTGCCCATCCGAATGGCAAAGGCGCTGGGGGAGAAGACGGCCCGATACCGTTGGTTCGCTGTCTTCTACCTGCTGGCCTGCTTCCTGCTTCTCCCCTCCCTGGTTTTCGGGCTCTCTGTGCTGGGCTGGAGGGCCTTGCTGGGCGTGGGGGTCCCTGCCGGCGCCGCCCTGCTGATCGTCCTGGCCGTGAACTGCCTCCAGTCCCGCCGTCCCGACCTCCTCCCGAAACGCCTGCACTCCTGGGATTTCCTGCCCCTCTGGGCCCGCTCCCTCCAGCCTCTAGATGGCCTCATCGCTGCGGCAACGCTGAAATGCCACGCCTGTGTCAACCACGCCTGTGATGACGACCCCTGCCCTTCCCCCAGCCCAGCTCGCTGCACCCCTGAATCGACAGCAGCACAAATCAAGCCCCACCCAGGTTATGATAACGCCACTCTCTCTTACCTGGATGAGAGCCCTGCTGTCTGCTCCCAAGACAAGTGTGTTCGCCTTTAAAGTGGAGTCATCCCATTACATTGTAATATTACACACTCAGAAAAAGTGAAGAACACTATCAATTTCAAGGGTTGTTTGTTAGGCCAAACAGTTCTttgggagttttcacacttcacacctatgatagatggttccataaagaactaaaaagggtttcAATATGGAGACCACCCAAATAACTATTTTTTAGAATGTGTaggatatatattttgtattttctgttttcatctttttgtgtgctgactgttttgtgttttgggtaGTGAATGTTCTCGTATTTGAGAAATGAGAATAGAAATGAGGTTATGCTGTATTTTAAGTACAGTTTGTACTGTGGTTAGCACATGTTTCCCTGAAAGTCGCGTACCATATGTAGTGTGAGCACACAGCTGTTGTATGTTCTCACCGTAGTCATACACCAGCTGAACAAAAGGACACCTGGATGTTCTGATGTTCTGATTGTTATGAGTCAATGTTTAAAaggcaataaaacaaataaaaacattttctataaAACTGAAACAATAGCGTGACAGCACCAAATATGACCTTCTTTTGtttcacatgcagacacactagAGCCACTGATGACAAAATATAATGTCATTCCACCCACCATAGTTTGATAAGCAACAGTGCTACACCTGGCAAATTGCATCAATCAGTAATACAACGCAGATAAAAGCACTGAAATATTGAAGTAGTGTGGAGCCTTTCCATTCACCGTTCTGTGGGGTATGACCAAGGTTGTAAACCTGACACAAGCTGTCACAGTTGGTTAATTAAGAGAAGTGGTAGGAAGAGCTGCAATGTGAAAACGTTCTGGGAAAGTTGCAGACAAGTTGTGCGGCTTTGTTCTGCACCATTTCTTTACCACTGTGAAGTGGGCCTCGAAGCCTTGAACTCTGGATGAAACATAAACATGCAAGAAAGCAGTCTCTGCTGCAGTGATTGTTTCTCTGATCTCATCCACTATGAAAAGGTAAACAGAGCAGTGGAATCCTTCTTTTGGGTGTTCACACGGCTATGTGTAGCCCTGGGTGTGGAGTGTCCTGGGCTGTTCATATCTGCAGGCTAACTGAGCCCTAAGCCCCAGGCTTAGCTTTGTTACACACCTGTATCCTCAGTAAAAAGAATAGCTTCAGCTTCAGTCTGTGGCTATCTTATCCTAGCTCCGGAGCATGCTCATCTCCAAACCTCAAGAGATTGTTGAAAGCTGCCGGTTTGTGCTGAGGTAAATACAGCTTGTGTGAATGTTTCACACGTGTACCCTGAAAGGTCTGTTGGACAAACACAACACGCCGCCAGTGCCATTTCATGAATGTGTTAGCAAATGCTGCCTGGCTTCAATAATGCCACTCATGATTATCGTTGCTGGGTGACAACAGATGTGTTTGGGAGGGGTTTTTTCACCGGTGTGTCACAAGTTCATGGTTCTTGCACATGCCGTGCTTTTATCAGGCAACAGATGCATTCATGCACAAAATGTACTATCCGTACAACAACATGCACTCCCTCTTTTGGGAAAATTAACCCTGGGCCAAGATTCAAATGTGCTGTGTGAAAAAACCCTTCAGGTACTtacagccaaataaaaaaaatacatgcatTCTATATGATACAACAGTCAGAAATGCTCTATGCTCTATATAACAATACGTACaaccactcagtgagcactttattaggtatttatttgagttatttttctgctgttatagcctatcaacttagaggttgtgtgttcggagatgctcctctgcatactactgttgtaactGTGCGTGGTtgtgttaccttcctgtcagtgtcAATCAGTCTgactcctctgatctctctcatcaGCAACGTATTTtgtcccgcagaactgctgctcagcgcatgttttttgtttttcacaccattttctgcaaactttagagactgatgtgcatgaaaatcccaggagatcagcagtttctgagatactcaaaccgccctgtctggcaccaaccatcatcccacggtcaaagtcacttcgatcccATTTATGCATATGGGCGATTCTGGTTATCTGGTGACTTTTTGACCTCGGAACTTTTAAAATAAGTtagattttttatgtttttattattctgcCAGAAAATCTTCTACTCttcttttctctgtctctcttccaaacataaaacaaaaaacataaaatatatacagtagcttGCAGTGTGGCAGTTAAAACTTTAAAAGCGTGAATCAAAGTTACTTTTAAATATACTTCATTGAAAGAGGCTATTCATATGCcaatttcatttttaagttAATTTTAAGCACTTTAAGCACCCTTCAGGGTATGGTAGTGCTTTACTTTCACAGCGGGCAAATTCACCTCATACAGCATGAACTAACAGCACCAGCCTGGGGGATATAGaaccgccattttgtgccagaatgcaaAGCCACACTTTGACAGTGGTAAAAATGGAGGGGTGTTTTGTAGCCATACTGGGTCATGTCAGCAACTCTGCACAAGTTGTAGATGCCTTAAGGAGGAGAGCCTGTGAATTGTACGCGCACGCGCAGGGGTCCAAAACTTCAGGATAAGGTCAATTTGGCATTGGAGTGAGAAGATTTATCACCAAGCACTAGAGTAAATTAGCCTGTCCGGTGGTGGTTCCACATCGCCACAGTTCATAAATAAGGGGTCCTTCCCCTGATTGTTTAGTTCCAGTGACCGGTCTGTACACCCCCCTGGCTCCCGTTCCTCTGTTCTAGGGACCATGTTATTGCCAGCATGCAGTAAGACTAATAAAtcattgtagtagtagtagcagcagcagccaaACATGACCAAAACAGTCAGTAACTGAATTTATTACACATTGTATGTGCCAGTACTTGGTGGTGGTGCAGATAAACATATCAGGGTCAAGTGCAACATTTTCCAGGTCTTTGTTGTGTATTTGCTGAGATGGGTTTCCAAAGTGTCATATAGTACAAAACGTACAAAAGGTTTGGAAGGTCTTGGTTGTAGCGTGCAATTGGAGTTGCTTATCAGCTGTTCCTGAGCATATCTCCTGCTTGTCCAAAAGCTCAGTGTTTATGTTTTCCCCACTACTGTGTGCATGTCCACTGTTGTGTGCACGTCCGTGTATTGTTTTCTGAGCCTGCCATATGGTCTAGTATTGAGTATTCCTGGCTTTTCTCCAAGCAGTCTGGGTTTGATTCGCTGTATGGGCATCATTATGCACTATTCATATCATTTGTGATGTTATTTGTATTCAGCATTCTACAGAATACTTGGACAAATACACTTTACAGAGGagcagaaaaagaacaaaaaacagcaataaaaacaggcctaaccccccaaatagcacataaaatataaaaaaataactccCCAGAGATAAACCCACAAACTGTGGTGTGATAAAACCCTCCCAATGGgtagaaatctcaggaggaacctggTTATTCAgtgggagcccatcctccactgcctGGCCTGGTGTCGCTAGACTGACTCCTATGCTGGTCAAACTCGGTCTGATTGTGGAGAGGTTATTCCCGGCTTGTCCAATTGGTAATTTCACGCCACAATACAACTGTCATTAAAATACCCCTTTGTGATGTGATACAGGGAAGTACATATCTTAAGAAATAATTTAAAGATGGAAAAACAGTGCGCCTGATTGCACCCATCAACAGCGTGCCCTGATCACACATTGATTCCTTATTTGTCAAATCTTGGTCATGGGAGCTTGATTTAGTGCAGCCATATGTGTATCCCCGAATATTTTATGAGTATTTTCTATGATTTTGAGTTATATCCCAGGTTTCCCCCCAAGACGGTCTTGTGGACACAAagaattgaaaatgaatgggggTGATGTTCTCTGAGAAATTTGCTTCGCTAACTGTCCATAGTCATTTGTCATTTCCATGGAACATAGATTTCATGGTGCCTGTGAAAATGTGGCAGTCTGCTTTTGTTTGTATATAGTGATTTTTCATCGATAGCTTACTGTTTGTTCATAACATCTTAGTATCAATGTATAGTGATCAGTGCTGTTTGTTGTGGCTGCATGACCCTAGTCACCTGATCTAGAGAATCTTCCAAATTGCTGCAAATAAGTTGTTCAgccagaaaaaaaatacaaccagAATTGCTTGTCCACTCTAATTTGCTGTGTGTGAGCTAAACCCTGAACACTTGGCGGGCTGGGTACCCTTTTAATTCAGATGCTGTGGGTTCAATTCCCAGGAGGGGCACAGCTGTTCTAATGCATCAGAATGCATATGAAGATAGCCACCCAGAGTGGGTTTCTGAGACTCTTTATGCCTTAATTGCACATTGTGCATTTTGCTGGGGACTAtatattttcatgcatttttctgTGGGGCTAATCCAACCATTGTGTATTTTTCTGGGGCCCATcaattgtcattttccacacatGGTCAGATCCTCTTCAACAACTACAGTAATAGTCCCATTTGCATGTTCTTATCTATCACATT contains:
- the LOC133133242 gene encoding sodium-dependent phosphate transport protein 2A-like; the protein is MRDRRWRIISLIISFSKVPVLFLLLYMFVCSLDVLSSAFQLAGGKVAGDIFKDNAVLSNPVAGLVVGILVTVLVQSSSTSTSIVVSLVSSGLLDVNSAIPIIMGSNIGTSVTNTIVALMQAGERDEFRRAFAGATVHDCFNWLSVLVLLPLEAATGLLGRLARAVVTSFHIQGGEDAPELLKVITEPFTRLIIQLDKSVITAIATGDESMRNQSLIKVWCKSSLITSSVNISVDGPQNCTSLHPCWQEGNTVWTTQNLTLQANIQKCSHLFVDSPMSNLAVGLLLLAASLLMLCSCLVLLVKLLNSLLQGQVAMVIQKVVNTDFSYPFGWLAGYLAILVGAGMTFLVQSSSVFTSAITPLIGIGVISIERAYPLTLGSNIGTTTTATLAALASPREQLAPAFQVALCHFFFNILGILLWYPVPATRLPIRMAKALGEKTARYRWFAVFYLLACFLLLPSLVFGLSVLGWRALLGVGVPAGAALLIVLAVNCLQSRRPDLLPKRLHSWDFLPLWARSLQPLDGLIAAATLKCHACVNHACDDDPCPSPSPARCTPESTAAQIKPHPGYDNATLSYLDESPAVCSQDKCVRL